A section of the Thauera sp. K11 genome encodes:
- the trbL gene encoding P-type conjugative transfer protein TrbL produces MKLPIICRALRLLSAVWLALLVPNAHAAIDNADVLDSVLTRYQTAASGWADTIISSASWLFWLLVAISMVWTFGMMALRRADLGEFFAEFVRFTIFTGFFWWLLMNGPNFAKSIMDSLRQIGGNATGLGTRLSPSGVVDVGFAIFNKVIDQSSMWSPVNSAAGIIIAAIILVVLALVGVNMLVLLASGWVLAYAGVFFLGFGGSRWTSDMAISYYKTVLSVAAQLLVMVLIVGIGKTFLDDYYARMSEGITIKELGVMLIVSIILLLLVNKLPSLVSGIITGASISHAGIGSFGAGAAVGAAGMAAAAAATGSAMLAASAANAAGGAQAIRAAIAKGNENVQSGADVLTSLWGGGYDGGDTGERAKNHMSYAEAAGISYPNSTPIDSAGQGGNVRGRQQARNDQSGKTSASRDRVGASSTRNTEGRSQPDSGGLMASVAKAGLIAADTAANLAKGTAQVAKDALAGTTEAALDRIAETPGGRIAAAIKGAAAPEGAHGAAPTFEGNTLAGADTSGIDVEAEVAAFVNRDTRSA; encoded by the coding sequence GCTATCAGACCGCAGCAAGCGGCTGGGCGGACACCATCATCAGTTCTGCATCCTGGCTCTTCTGGCTGCTGGTCGCCATCTCTATGGTTTGGACGTTCGGGATGATGGCCTTGCGTAGGGCGGACCTGGGTGAGTTCTTTGCTGAGTTCGTGAGGTTCACAATATTCACCGGCTTCTTCTGGTGGCTCCTGATGAATGGCCCGAACTTCGCCAAATCGATTATGGATAGCTTGCGACAGATCGGAGGCAATGCGACCGGCCTCGGTACAAGACTTTCGCCTTCCGGGGTAGTAGACGTGGGCTTTGCCATTTTCAATAAGGTAATCGACCAGTCGTCGATGTGGTCACCTGTAAATAGTGCGGCGGGAATCATCATTGCGGCGATCATCCTGGTGGTCTTGGCGCTGGTGGGCGTCAACATGCTGGTACTGCTCGCGTCCGGGTGGGTTCTCGCGTATGCCGGCGTGTTCTTCTTAGGGTTCGGCGGGTCGCGCTGGACGTCGGACATGGCGATCAGCTACTACAAGACTGTGCTGAGCGTCGCTGCCCAACTCCTTGTCATGGTGCTCATCGTCGGTATCGGAAAGACCTTTCTCGACGACTACTACGCGCGAATGAGCGAAGGCATAACGATTAAGGAGCTGGGGGTCATGCTGATTGTCTCCATCATCTTGCTCCTGTTGGTCAATAAGCTCCCAAGCCTGGTCTCCGGCATCATCACCGGCGCCAGCATCAGCCACGCCGGCATCGGCAGTTTCGGCGCAGGCGCGGCGGTGGGGGCTGCCGGGATGGCAGCGGCTGCAGCGGCGACGGGCAGCGCGATGCTGGCTGCGAGTGCTGCGAACGCTGCCGGCGGTGCGCAAGCCATAAGGGCGGCGATCGCGAAGGGCAACGAAAACGTGCAGTCCGGCGCCGACGTGCTCACCAGCCTGTGGGGTGGTGGGTACGACGGGGGAGACACGGGCGAGCGTGCCAAAAATCACATGTCGTACGCCGAGGCCGCTGGCATTTCATATCCCAACAGCACTCCGATTGATTCGGCAGGGCAGGGTGGGAACGTCAGGGGCAGACAGCAGGCGAGGAACGACCAGTCAGGCAAGACAAGCGCATCTAGGGACCGCGTTGGCGCGAGCAGTACGCGGAATACCGAGGGTCGTTCGCAACCGGACTCGGGTGGGCTGATGGCCTCGGTCGCGAAAGCCGGATTGATCGCCGCGGATACCGCCGCGAACCTGGCCAAAGGCACCGCGCAGGTCGCCAAAGACGCGCTGGCCGGAACCACAGAGGCTGCACTGGACCGCATCGCCGAAACACCAGGCGGCAGGATCGCGGCCGCCATCAAAGGTGCGGCTGCGCCCGAAGGCGCGCATGGCGCGGCGCCGACGTTCGAGGGCAACACCCTCGCGGGCGCAGACACCAGCGGCATCGACGTGGAAGCGGAAGTCGCGGCGTTCGTCAATCGCGACACCCGATCCGCATGA
- a CDS encoding TrbM/KikA/MpfK family conjugal transfer protein, translating to MKRHLLGIAVAAMVLGVAIHPAGAQEAEALAGDTRLACEAILCLSTGQRPGECTPSLSRYFGIIKRKLSDTLEARQNFLEQCPVAHQTPQMSALIRAVSRGAGRCDAASLNRTLQRWSGDDGGEISISDRLPEYCAAYTGHAYTDFSQTRPRYVATPESGGYWVEAQDYERALAEYNARREAARRSEGWGDR from the coding sequence ATGAAAAGGCACCTCCTGGGCATCGCCGTCGCGGCGATGGTCCTCGGCGTAGCGATCCACCCGGCCGGTGCACAAGAGGCAGAGGCGCTCGCCGGAGACACCCGCCTGGCTTGCGAGGCGATCCTGTGCCTCTCAACAGGTCAACGGCCGGGCGAGTGCACGCCATCACTGAGTCGCTACTTCGGCATCATCAAGCGGAAACTCTCCGACACGCTCGAGGCCCGGCAGAATTTCCTCGAGCAATGTCCGGTCGCCCATCAGACGCCGCAGATGTCGGCCCTGATTCGTGCCGTCTCGCGCGGTGCCGGTCGGTGTGATGCGGCCTCGCTCAATCGAACGCTGCAACGGTGGAGCGGCGACGACGGCGGAGAGATCTCGATCAGCGACAGACTCCCGGAGTACTGCGCGGCGTACACCGGGCACGCCTACACCGACTTCAGCCAGACGCGACCCCGGTACGTGGCGACGCCCGAGAGCGGGGGCTATTGGGTCGAAGCCCAAGACTACGAGCGAGCCCTTGCGGAATACAACGCGCGCCGGGAAGCAGCGCGCCGCAGCGAGGGGTGGGGAGATCGCTAG
- a CDS encoding transglycosylase SLT domain-containing protein has protein sequence MLPFVADMPPLEQERILCSISSAVKYAVPANIVLAVAEKEGGKPGQWVRNTNGTHDVGAMQFNTAYLRELARYGIAAEDVAAAGCYAFELAAWRLRKHLRNDQGDLWTRAANYHSRTPRFNAVYRTDLMKKAAKWADWLEARFVTVDVTRADATPSMPMANAANAPAALTARR, from the coding sequence ATGCTTCCCTTCGTTGCCGATATGCCGCCGCTGGAGCAGGAAAGGATCCTGTGTTCGATTTCTTCGGCGGTGAAGTACGCCGTGCCGGCCAACATCGTGCTGGCTGTTGCCGAGAAGGAGGGCGGCAAGCCGGGCCAGTGGGTCCGCAACACGAATGGCACCCATGATGTTGGTGCGATGCAGTTCAATACGGCGTACCTACGCGAGCTGGCGCGCTACGGCATCGCGGCGGAGGACGTTGCGGCCGCAGGCTGCTACGCGTTCGAGCTGGCCGCCTGGCGGTTGCGAAAGCACCTTCGGAACGACCAGGGCGACCTCTGGACGCGCGCCGCGAACTACCACTCCCGTACACCTCGATTCAACGCCGTGTATCGCACTGACCTGATGAAGAAGGCGGCAAAGTGGGCCGATTGGCTGGAAGCCCGGTTTGTCACGGTAGACGTGACCCGGGCGGACGCGACGCCATCAATGCCGATGGCGAATGCGGCGAATGCGCCGGCGGCGCTGACTGCGCGGCGATAA
- the nucC gene encoding CBASS effector endonuclease NucC, translated as MPQWSLSQLLSSLHEDIQQRLSTVRKSFGHPGTKGDASENVWISMLDTYLPKRYQAAKAHVVDSLGNFSQQIDVVIFDRQYSPFIFTYENETIIPAESVYAVFEAKQTADASLVTYAQQKIASVRSLHRTSLPIPHAGGTYPPKPLIPILGGLLTFESEWSPALGKSFDRALTADLGEGRLDIGCVAAHGHFFFDHAAGSYSFINENKPATAFLFKLISQLQFSGTVPMIDVEAYGQWLTR; from the coding sequence ATGCCTCAGTGGTCGCTCTCCCAGCTTCTTTCGTCCTTGCATGAAGACATCCAACAGCGCCTTTCTACTGTTCGGAAGTCGTTTGGCCATCCAGGAACGAAAGGCGACGCAAGTGAAAACGTCTGGATCAGCATGCTAGACACGTACTTGCCGAAGCGTTATCAGGCCGCCAAGGCGCATGTGGTGGACAGCCTTGGGAATTTCAGCCAGCAGATCGATGTGGTGATCTTCGATCGGCAGTACTCTCCGTTCATCTTCACTTACGAGAACGAGACCATCATCCCGGCCGAGAGCGTATACGCCGTGTTCGAGGCCAAGCAGACGGCAGACGCCAGTTTGGTGACTTATGCACAGCAGAAGATTGCTAGCGTCCGCAGCTTGCATCGGACCAGCTTGCCAATTCCTCATGCGGGTGGGACTTACCCTCCCAAGCCTCTCATTCCCATTTTGGGCGGATTACTTACCTTTGAGAGTGAATGGAGCCCTGCGCTGGGGAAATCCTTCGACCGAGCGCTGACCGCCGACCTAGGAGAGGGGCGGCTGGACATCGGGTGCGTAGCTGCTCACGGCCATTTCTTTTTTGACCATGCTGCGGGTAGCTACAGCTTCATCAACGAGAACAAACCAGCGACGGCCTTTCTTTTCAAGTTGATTTCCCAACTTCAGTTCAGTGGGACAGTTCCCATGATCGATGTAGAGGCGTATGGGCAGTGGCTCACGCGATAG
- a CDS encoding AAA family ATPase, with protein MTTTNTPGLFERPITLPDTDAQGRLARLVGMDDKIRRLSNILAVLINPAGLQKWLDQHHAHAPGLLDAVLRRPPLVVLSGDVGSGKTELAETIGDMVARQEGIDITLLPLSLSSRGQGRVGEMTQLVSAAFDHAFHEASKFKSSSSSRARGGVILLVDEADALAQSREADQMHHEDRAGVNAFIRGIDRLASGDLPAAVLMCTNRLNALDPAVRRRAADILVFDRPDEVQRLELLHRRLGDAGFSKADLQALVAATGEQAKRPYGFTYSDLTQRLLPAIVLDAYPQGPIKPSRAIELARAMVPTPPFKDSTARGY; from the coding sequence ATGACCACCACCAACACGCCGGGGCTATTCGAACGCCCGATCACCCTGCCCGATACGGATGCCCAAGGCCGTCTGGCCCGACTGGTCGGAATGGACGACAAGATCCGGCGCCTGAGCAACATTCTCGCTGTCCTAATCAACCCGGCTGGACTCCAGAAATGGCTAGACCAGCACCACGCCCATGCGCCGGGGCTGCTCGATGCTGTGCTGCGCCGGCCCCCACTGGTGGTGCTCTCGGGTGACGTCGGCTCCGGGAAAACCGAACTCGCAGAAACCATCGGGGACATGGTGGCACGGCAAGAAGGGATCGACATCACACTGCTGCCGCTCAGCCTCTCGTCTCGTGGGCAGGGCCGTGTCGGTGAGATGACGCAGTTAGTCTCCGCAGCGTTCGACCACGCCTTCCATGAGGCCAGCAAGTTCAAGTCCTCGAGTAGCAGCCGCGCGCGCGGCGGCGTGATCCTGCTGGTTGATGAAGCCGACGCGCTGGCTCAGTCCCGGGAGGCCGATCAGATGCATCACGAAGACCGCGCCGGAGTGAATGCATTTATCCGAGGGATCGATCGCTTGGCAAGCGGAGATTTGCCAGCCGCCGTGCTGATGTGCACCAATCGCCTCAACGCGCTGGATCCGGCTGTGCGCCGGCGCGCAGCCGACATCCTGGTCTTTGATCGTCCTGACGAAGTACAGCGACTTGAGCTCCTTCACCGGCGTCTAGGCGACGCCGGTTTCAGTAAGGCCGATCTGCAGGCCTTGGTGGCCGCTACCGGCGAGCAGGCCAAACGCCCCTACGGCTTCACCTACTCGGACCTCACGCAGCGCCTGCTGCCCGCAATCGTGCTGGACGCCTACCCTCAGGGGCCCATCAAGCCGTCTCGTGCGATCGAACTGGCCCGCGCGATGGTGCCGACTCCGCCGTTCAAAGACTCCACCGCAAGGGGGTATTAA